A single region of the Pseudomonas mandelii genome encodes:
- the hppD gene encoding 4-hydroxyphenylpyruvate dioxygenase: protein MADLYENPMGLMGFEFIEFASPTPNTLEPIFEIMGFTKVATHRSKDVHLYRQGQINLILNNEPHSVASYFAAEHGPSVCGMAFRVKDSQLAYKRALEIGAQPIHIETGPMELNLPAIKGIGGAPLYLIDRFGEGSSIYDIDFVFIEGVDRNPVGAGLKIIDHLTHNVYRGRMAYWANFYEKLFNFREIRYFDIKGEYTGLTSKAMTAPDGMIRIPLNEESSKGAGQIEEFLMQFNGEGIQHVAFLSDDLIKTWDHLKSIGMRFMTAPPETYYEMLEGRLPNHGEPVDQLQSRGILLDGSSESGDKRLLLQIFSETLMGPVFFEFIQRKGDDGFGEGNFKALFESIERDQVRRGVLATD from the coding sequence ATGGCAGATTTATACGAAAACCCAATGGGCCTGATGGGCTTTGAGTTCATCGAGTTCGCATCGCCGACCCCGAACACCCTGGAGCCGATCTTCGAGATCATGGGCTTCACCAAGGTCGCGACCCACCGCTCCAAAGACGTGCACCTGTATCGCCAAGGCCAGATCAACCTGATCCTCAACAACGAACCGCACAGCGTTGCTTCGTACTTCGCGGCCGAGCACGGCCCGTCGGTGTGCGGCATGGCGTTCCGCGTCAAGGATTCGCAACTGGCCTACAAGCGCGCGCTGGAAATCGGCGCCCAGCCGATCCACATCGAAACCGGGCCGATGGAACTGAACCTGCCGGCGATCAAAGGCATTGGCGGCGCGCCGCTGTACCTGATCGACCGTTTTGGTGAGGGCAGCTCGATCTACGACATCGACTTCGTGTTCATCGAAGGTGTTGACCGCAACCCGGTCGGCGCCGGTCTGAAAATCATCGATCACCTGACCCACAACGTGTATCGCGGTCGCATGGCGTATTGGGCCAACTTCTACGAGAAGCTGTTCAACTTCCGTGAGATCCGTTACTTCGACATCAAGGGCGAATACACCGGCCTGACCTCCAAGGCCATGACCGCGCCGGACGGCATGATCCGCATCCCGCTGAACGAAGAATCGTCCAAGGGCGCCGGGCAGATCGAAGAGTTCCTGATGCAGTTCAATGGTGAGGGCATCCAGCACGTGGCCTTCCTCAGCGATGACCTGATCAAGACCTGGGATCACCTGAAAAGCATCGGCATGCGCTTCATGACCGCGCCACCGGAAACCTACTACGAAATGCTCGAAGGCCGCCTGCCGAACCACGGTGAGCCGGTCGATCAGCTGCAATCGCGTGGGATCCTGCTGGACGGTTCGTCCGAGTCGGGCGACAAGCGTCTGTTGCTGCAGATTTTCTCGGAAACCCTGATGGGGCCGGTGTTCTTCGAATTCATCCAGCGTAAAGGCGACGACGGTTTCGGCGAAGGCAACTTCAAGGCACTGTTCGAATCGATCGAACGTGATCAGGTTCGCCGCGGTGTACTCGCCACCGATTAA
- the rarD gene encoding EamA family transporter RarD — protein sequence MSKGIALSVSASVLFAVMYYYTSLLTPLSGVEIFGWRMLLTVPCMTVFMMVSGEWKRVVEIFRRIAGNRKLIAGLIASSALLGVQLWLFMWAPLNGYSLDVSLGYFLLPLTMVLTGRIAYGERLSYLQKIAVVLACLGVINEVYQVGGFSWATLLVCIGYPLYFILRKRLAADNLGGLWLDMALTLPVAFWFVQSGEQGFGVFDQHPWLSLLIPILGVISASALVVYIIASRLLPFSLFGLLSYVEPVLLLGVALLLGESIKPGEWLTYIPIWLAVVVLVFEGFKHLVRHRKP from the coding sequence TTGTCTAAAGGTATCGCTTTATCGGTCTCGGCCTCGGTGCTGTTTGCCGTCATGTATTACTACACCTCGCTGCTCACCCCCTTGAGCGGCGTGGAGATTTTCGGCTGGCGCATGCTGCTGACCGTGCCGTGCATGACCGTGTTCATGATGGTTTCCGGCGAATGGAAACGCGTGGTCGAGATTTTTCGGCGTATCGCCGGGAATCGCAAACTGATCGCCGGCCTGATCGCCTCCTCTGCCCTGCTCGGCGTGCAGCTTTGGCTGTTCATGTGGGCGCCGCTCAACGGCTACAGCCTGGATGTGTCGCTCGGCTATTTTCTGTTGCCGCTGACCATGGTCCTGACCGGGCGGATCGCCTATGGCGAGCGCCTCTCGTATCTGCAAAAAATCGCCGTGGTGCTGGCCTGCCTTGGGGTGATCAACGAGGTGTATCAGGTCGGTGGTTTTTCCTGGGCAACCTTGCTGGTCTGCATCGGCTATCCCTTGTATTTCATCCTGCGCAAGCGCCTGGCCGCCGACAACCTTGGCGGTTTATGGCTGGACATGGCGTTGACGCTGCCGGTGGCATTCTGGTTCGTGCAGAGTGGCGAACAGGGTTTCGGCGTGTTTGATCAACACCCGTGGTTGTCGCTGCTAATCCCGATACTCGGAGTGATCAGCGCGTCGGCGCTGGTGGTCTACATCATCGCCAGCCGGTTGTTGCCGTTCAGTCTGTTCGGGCTGTTGAGTTATGTAGAACCGGTGTTGCTGCTGGGCGTTGCGTTGCTGCTTGGGGAAAGCATCAAGCCCGGGGAATGGTTGACTTATATTCCGATCTGGCTGGCGGTGGTGGTGCTGGTGTTTGAAGGGTTCAAGCACCTGGTTCGGCATCGCAAACCTTAA
- a CDS encoding D-2-hydroxyacid dehydrogenase family protein, with protein sequence MAVQIAVIDDWQDVARDVVDWSVLDSLGEVSFIHDYPADNATLAERLGKFEVICVMRERTRFDEDLLRQLPTLKLLVTGGMRNAALDLKAAAALGIQVSGTDSYKHAAPELTWALIMAATRNLVAEANALRAGKWQQGLGGDLHGKTLAILGLGSIGQRVAQFGQVFGMRVIAWSENLTAERAAEVGVTYVSKQELFEQADVLSVHLVLSDRSRGLVDAQALDWMKPSALLVNTARGPIVDEAALIKALQKNRLAGAALDVFDIEPLPVNHPFRTLDNVLATPHVGYVSQQNYHQFFSQMIEDIQAWSAGEPIRLLS encoded by the coding sequence ATGGCGGTGCAGATTGCGGTGATCGATGATTGGCAGGACGTGGCCCGTGACGTGGTCGACTGGTCAGTGCTGGACAGCCTCGGCGAGGTGAGTTTCATCCATGATTACCCCGCCGACAACGCAACCCTGGCGGAGCGTCTGGGTAAATTCGAAGTGATCTGCGTAATGCGCGAACGCACCCGCTTCGATGAAGATCTTCTGCGCCAATTGCCGACACTCAAGCTGCTGGTCACCGGTGGTATGCGTAATGCTGCGCTGGATCTCAAGGCCGCTGCGGCACTGGGTATCCAGGTCAGTGGCACCGACAGCTACAAACACGCCGCTCCAGAACTGACCTGGGCGTTGATAATGGCCGCGACCCGCAATCTCGTGGCCGAAGCCAATGCCTTGCGCGCCGGGAAATGGCAGCAAGGCCTGGGCGGTGACTTGCACGGCAAGACACTGGCGATCCTCGGCCTTGGCAGCATCGGCCAACGGGTCGCGCAGTTCGGTCAGGTGTTCGGGATGCGGGTGATCGCGTGGAGCGAAAACCTCACGGCCGAACGTGCCGCTGAAGTGGGCGTGACCTATGTCAGCAAGCAGGAACTGTTCGAGCAGGCCGATGTGCTGTCGGTTCATCTGGTGCTCAGTGATCGCAGCCGCGGATTGGTCGACGCCCAGGCGCTGGACTGGATGAAACCCTCGGCGCTGCTGGTCAACACCGCCCGCGGACCGATTGTCGATGAGGCTGCGCTGATCAAGGCTTTGCAAAAGAATCGCCTCGCGGGGGCGGCACTGGATGTGTTCGACATCGAGCCATTGCCGGTGAATCATCCGTTCAGAACGCTGGACAACGTGTTGGCGACGCCGCATGTCGGGTACGTCAGCCAACAGAACTACCATCAGTTCTTTTCGCAAATGATCGAGGACATTCAAGCGTGGTCGGCGGGTGAGCCGATTCGCCTTCTGAGCTAG
- a CDS encoding alpha/beta fold hydrolase — protein MSLPLSRWLPGLFLTAALPVLAHAEGPEYGPELQGFEYPYTVKHFSFESQGKSLQMGYMDVAAHGKANGRSVVLMHGKNFCGATWDSSIKALSEAGYRVIAPDQIGFCTSSKPDNYQYTFQQLATNTQQLLKALGIQKSSVLGHSTGGMLATRYALQYPDQVEQLALVNPIGLEDWKALGVPYRTVDQWYERELKLSADGIRTYERNTYYGGRWKPEFDRWVDMLAGLNKGPGHTQVAWNSALIYDMIFTQPVYYEFKDLKMPTLLLIGTSDTTAIGSDIASPEVKARLGHYDVLGKQVAKLIPQSTLVEFPGMGHAPQMEEPAKFHQALLDWLNKTNPVR, from the coding sequence ATGTCCCTTCCCCTCTCCCGTTGGCTGCCCGGCCTGTTTCTGACCGCTGCACTGCCTGTTCTGGCTCACGCCGAAGGCCCGGAATACGGGCCGGAACTGCAAGGGTTCGAGTACCCGTATACGGTCAAGCACTTCTCGTTCGAGTCCCAAGGCAAATCCTTGCAGATGGGTTACATGGACGTCGCCGCCCACGGCAAGGCCAACGGGCGCAGCGTGGTGTTGATGCATGGTAAAAACTTCTGCGGCGCCACTTGGGACAGTTCGATCAAAGCCCTGAGCGAAGCCGGTTACCGGGTGATTGCGCCGGACCAGATTGGTTTCTGCACCTCCAGTAAACCGGATAACTATCAGTACACATTCCAGCAACTGGCGACCAATACCCAGCAACTGCTCAAAGCGCTTGGCATCCAGAAGTCCAGCGTGCTCGGGCACTCCACCGGCGGCATGCTCGCCACACGCTATGCGTTGCAATACCCCGATCAGGTCGAGCAACTGGCGCTGGTCAATCCCATTGGCCTGGAAGACTGGAAAGCCCTTGGCGTGCCCTATCGCACCGTCGATCAGTGGTACGAGCGCGAACTCAAGCTCAGCGCCGACGGCATCCGCACCTATGAACGCAACACCTATTACGGTGGCCGCTGGAAGCCTGAATTCGATCGCTGGGTCGATATGCTTGCCGGCTTGAACAAAGGCCCGGGGCACACACAGGTGGCCTGGAACTCGGCGTTGATCTACGACATGATCTTCACCCAGCCGGTGTACTACGAGTTCAAGGACCTGAAGATGCCGACGCTGTTGCTGATCGGCACGTCCGACACCACGGCCATCGGCAGTGACATTGCCTCCCCGGAGGTCAAGGCCAGGCTCGGTCATTACGACGTGCTCGGCAAGCAAGTGGCAAAGTTGATTCCGCAGTCCACACTGGTTGAATTCCCCGGCATGGGCCACGCGCCGCAGATGGAAGAACCGGCGAAATTCCACCAGGCATTGCTCGACTGGCTGAACAAAACCAATCCCGTGCGTTAA
- a CDS encoding YqaA family protein, with translation MGGAYIGLFFAAFGAATLLPLQSEALLVGLLLSEQYWLWLLLAVATLGNVLGSVVNWWLGCRIERFRDRRWFPVSPRHLEQARKHYQRYGHWSLLLSWVPIIGDPLTLVAGVMREPLGRFLLIVTLAKGARYGVLALATLGWIG, from the coding sequence ATGGGTGGCGCCTACATCGGGCTGTTCTTCGCGGCGTTCGGTGCCGCGACCTTGCTGCCGTTGCAGTCCGAAGCGCTGCTCGTGGGGCTGTTGCTCAGCGAACAGTATTGGCTATGGTTGCTGCTGGCCGTCGCGACGCTGGGTAATGTCCTCGGCTCGGTGGTGAATTGGTGGCTCGGCTGTCGCATCGAGCGGTTTCGCGACCGGCGCTGGTTTCCAGTCAGCCCGCGCCATCTGGAACAGGCCCGAAAACACTATCAACGCTATGGTCATTGGTCATTGCTGCTGAGTTGGGTGCCAATCATCGGTGACCCGCTGACGTTGGTGGCCGGCGTCATGCGCGAGCCGCTTGGGCGGTTCCTGCTGATCGTGACGCTCGCCAAAGGTGCTCGTTATGGCGTGCTGGCCCTGGCCACGCTCGGCTGGATCGGTTGA
- a CDS encoding DUF411 domain-containing protein, with protein sequence MRIHLRLVALSALFISSMAQAADLVPIEVHRDANCGCCKKWISHLEANGFKVEDHVESNMSEFKQQHGVPPRLASCHTGLINGKFVEGHVPADQVLALSKRNDLLGVAAPGMPMGSPGMEMDGMSDAYQVIGLKKDGTDVVVADYPAH encoded by the coding sequence ATGCGAATCCACCTGCGTCTGGTCGCCCTGAGCGCCCTTTTTATCTCCTCCATGGCCCAGGCCGCCGACCTGGTCCCGATCGAAGTCCACCGTGACGCCAACTGCGGCTGCTGCAAAAAATGGATCAGCCACCTCGAGGCCAACGGCTTCAAGGTTGAAGACCACGTCGAATCCAACATGAGCGAATTCAAGCAGCAGCACGGCGTGCCTCCACGCCTGGCGTCCTGCCACACCGGCCTGATCAACGGCAAATTCGTCGAAGGCCATGTGCCTGCGGATCAAGTCCTGGCCTTGAGCAAACGCAATGACCTGCTGGGTGTTGCGGCACCGGGCATGCCTATGGGTTCGCCGGGCATGGAAATGGACGGCATGAGCGATGCCTATCAAGTGATCGGCCTGAAAAAGGACGGCACTGATGTGGTGGTGGCGGACTACCCGGCCCATTGA
- a CDS encoding aldo/keto reductase — MQTRQLGKNGPQVSAIGLGCMGMTDFYTTGVDTREATATLHRALELGINLLDTADMYGPHTNEELIGKAIVGKREQVFLASKFGIVRDPSNPGARGVNGRPDYIRTSIDGTLKRLGVETLDLYYQHRIDPQVAIEETVGAMAELVKVGKVRYLGLSEASVATLERAHKVHPISALQSEYSLWSRDQEENGCLAACQRLGIAFVPYSPLGRGFLTGALKSPDDFAADDYRRFSPRFEGENFAKNLLLVQQVQALAADKGVTAGQLALAWVLAQGDYLIPIPGTKQRKYLEENVGALEVKLSDHDLHALEAIFPANATAGLRYPEEVMKLLDR, encoded by the coding sequence ATGCAAACACGTCAATTGGGCAAAAACGGCCCACAGGTTTCTGCCATCGGTTTGGGCTGCATGGGCATGACCGATTTCTATACGACCGGTGTCGATACCCGTGAAGCCACCGCCACCCTGCATCGGGCGCTGGAGTTGGGGATCAACCTGCTCGACACCGCAGACATGTACGGCCCGCACACCAACGAAGAGTTGATCGGCAAGGCCATCGTCGGCAAACGCGAGCAGGTGTTCCTGGCCAGCAAGTTCGGCATTGTCCGCGATCCGTCCAATCCCGGCGCCCGGGGCGTCAACGGCCGACCGGACTACATTCGCACGTCTATCGACGGCACGCTCAAACGACTGGGCGTTGAAACCCTGGATTTGTACTACCAGCACCGGATCGATCCGCAGGTGGCCATTGAGGAAACCGTCGGCGCCATGGCCGAGTTGGTCAAAGTCGGCAAGGTGCGTTATCTGGGCTTGAGTGAGGCGTCAGTGGCCACGCTGGAACGGGCACACAAGGTTCATCCGATCAGCGCCCTGCAAAGTGAGTATTCGCTGTGGAGCCGTGACCAGGAAGAGAACGGTTGCCTGGCTGCGTGCCAGCGTCTGGGCATTGCGTTCGTCCCTTACAGCCCATTGGGTCGTGGCTTTCTGACGGGGGCACTGAAAAGCCCGGATGACTTTGCCGCCGACGATTACCGGCGCTTCAGCCCGCGCTTTGAAGGGGAAAATTTCGCGAAAAACCTGTTGCTGGTGCAGCAGGTACAAGCCTTGGCAGCCGACAAAGGGGTGACGGCGGGCCAATTGGCGCTGGCCTGGGTGCTGGCGCAAGGTGACTACCTGATCCCGATTCCCGGGACCAAACAGCGTAAATACCTTGAAGAAAACGTTGGCGCACTGGAGGTGAAACTCAGCGACCACGACTTGCACGCCCTGGAAGCGATTTTCCCGGCCAATGCCACTGCAGGCTTGCGCTATCCAGAGGAAGTCATGAAGTTACTAGATCGGTAA
- a CDS encoding LysR family transcriptional regulator — protein MDRFNAMRVFTRIVELGGFAKAADSLQLPRASVTILIKQLEAHLGVQLLQRTTRQISLTLDGAAYYPRCVRLLADLEETEAVFSAARNNPKGLLRVDMPSGIGRLIVIPALPQFTRRYPLIELDIGLNDRPVDLIREGVDCVLRGGAALDESLVARPLVMLDQITCASAEYLARHGTPHNLADLEGHQMVEYFSGTTGKRFGLEFMVDDQLRLIDLPKHVSVNSADGYLAACEAGYGLIQTPYYHVARQLKEGRLCEVLNATLPPGMPLTALYPPHRQLSRRVRVFVDWLVELCAQPGNEFYRKDLSG, from the coding sequence ATGGACCGTTTTAACGCCATGCGCGTGTTCACCCGAATCGTCGAGCTGGGCGGCTTTGCCAAAGCGGCGGACAGCCTGCAATTGCCCCGCGCGTCGGTGACCATCCTGATCAAGCAACTTGAGGCTCACCTTGGCGTGCAACTGCTGCAACGGACCACGCGGCAGATCAGCCTGACCCTCGACGGCGCAGCCTATTACCCCCGTTGCGTGCGGTTGCTGGCCGATCTGGAGGAAACCGAAGCGGTGTTTTCCGCCGCCCGCAACAACCCCAAAGGCTTGCTTCGAGTGGACATGCCGTCCGGGATCGGGCGCCTGATCGTGATTCCGGCATTGCCGCAGTTCACTCGCCGCTATCCGTTGATCGAACTGGATATCGGTTTGAATGACCGACCTGTCGACCTGATTCGTGAAGGCGTCGATTGTGTGCTGCGCGGCGGGGCGGCGCTGGATGAGTCACTGGTGGCGCGGCCGCTGGTCATGCTCGACCAGATCACCTGCGCCAGCGCCGAGTACCTGGCGCGCCATGGAACCCCGCACAATCTGGCTGACCTTGAGGGCCATCAGATGGTGGAGTATTTCTCCGGCACTACCGGCAAGCGGTTCGGGCTGGAATTCATGGTCGATGATCAACTCCGGTTGATTGACCTGCCCAAGCACGTGTCGGTCAACAGTGCCGACGGGTACCTGGCTGCTTGTGAGGCGGGTTACGGACTGATCCAGACGCCGTACTACCACGTCGCCCGCCAATTGAAGGAAGGGCGTTTGTGCGAAGTATTGAACGCGACGCTGCCCCCCGGCATGCCGTTGACGGCGCTCTATCCCCCACACCGCCAGTTGTCCCGGCGGGTGAGGGTGTTTGTCGACTGGCTGGTGGAGCTTTGCGCGCAGCCGGGCAATGAGTTTTACCGAAAAGACTTAAGCGGCTGA
- a CDS encoding GNAT family N-acetyltransferase: MSHLIFRRYRPSDARAVSQLFREVYGDHYVQPDVYLPHMISQHTAEGRWKSMLAVDDVRVLGHAALCHESSPQSAELALSVVHPAAQGQSIATRLGRELLLQAGALGFKSVLIKQVTHHPYTQRMAANIGFHSTGVLPDYVPSPFAEPHPETIVMGCHVVEGQARPLPDIPWPERYRGFMQHLSSLFGTHPEMPPQPSIPLQIKQHHHRFDMVIHRLTKRLLDQIRQLPGHWMISTRLALSRHFAEDLRSLTTLGFSFTGLMPAPGSHGWFALFHRGARPQSLNLHFPYMQQLHDDLQQNTEALGSARSAA; encoded by the coding sequence ATGTCTCATCTGATTTTTCGACGCTACCGCCCTTCCGATGCCCGTGCCGTGAGCCAGTTGTTTCGCGAGGTTTATGGCGATCATTACGTTCAACCGGATGTTTACCTGCCGCACATGATCAGCCAGCACACCGCCGAGGGTCGCTGGAAATCGATGCTGGCGGTGGATGATGTACGCGTTCTGGGGCATGCCGCGTTATGCCACGAATCGTCCCCGCAGAGCGCGGAACTGGCTCTCAGCGTGGTGCATCCCGCGGCGCAGGGGCAAAGTATCGCGACACGCCTGGGCCGGGAGTTACTGTTGCAGGCCGGGGCACTGGGCTTTAAGAGCGTCCTGATCAAGCAAGTGACCCACCATCCGTACACGCAACGCATGGCCGCAAACATCGGTTTCCACAGCACGGGAGTGCTGCCCGACTACGTTCCTTCGCCCTTCGCCGAACCGCACCCGGAAACCATTGTGATGGGCTGCCACGTGGTCGAAGGGCAGGCGCGTCCTCTTCCCGACATTCCCTGGCCCGAACGCTACCGGGGGTTTATGCAGCACCTGAGTTCGCTGTTCGGAACCCATCCAGAAATGCCCCCACAACCTTCGATACCCTTGCAGATCAAGCAGCACCATCACCGCTTCGACATGGTCATTCACCGTCTGACCAAACGTCTGCTCGACCAGATCCGGCAATTGCCCGGTCACTGGATGATCTCGACCCGACTTGCGCTGTCGCGACACTTCGCCGAAGACTTGCGCAGTTTGACGACGCTTGGCTTCTCGTTTACCGGGTTGATGCCCGCTCCCGGCAGTCATGGATGGTTTGCCCTGTTTCATCGAGGGGCGCGGCCTCAGTCCCTCAATCTGCATTTCCCCTACATGCAACAGTTGCACGACGATTTGCAGCAAAACACCGAAGCACTGGGCAGCGCTCGCTCAGCCGCTTAA
- a CDS encoding phenylacetate--CoA ligase family protein gives MKTTYSLEQLLPYIRQHSNFYRKHLQHLPAEGITLKDLPLTNVADYWADSNDLNHWPVLTGNIEDALVFKTGGSTSQGKLTVYSTREWQALVSTFGNSVSSQLKDGDRVANLFFSGDLYASFLFIHDSLAHVKRSICEFPFTGEVSMDVLADALDQHRINVLVGVPAQLLKFAAYLNQHQRVLCGVDTLLYGGESLFGPQLAILTQVFPNVRIASIGYASVDAGLIGATSRDCALGEHRVFEPQTLLEIVDELTGEVIEQCDHTGLLLVTNLTRQLMPLLRYPVGDRACWREPANTPMRKFALKGRSAHSQRVRVGSASLLIDEMRQIVQRVAGTDQWQLRIEHDGYKDIVSVTWVPDANAVATAPRCLALYEALMAHYPALDHLNREGLLELRVLSCNVTDLKLHPRSGKQMRVLDLRPYDAPSLETA, from the coding sequence GTGAAAACAACTTATTCGCTTGAACAACTCTTGCCTTATATAAGGCAACACTCAAACTTCTATCGCAAACACCTGCAACACTTACCGGCAGAAGGTATTACTTTAAAAGACCTGCCGCTGACCAATGTGGCCGACTATTGGGCTGACAGTAACGACCTGAATCATTGGCCTGTGCTGACCGGCAACATCGAAGACGCGTTGGTGTTTAAAACCGGCGGATCCACCAGTCAGGGCAAACTGACGGTTTACTCGACCCGCGAGTGGCAAGCCTTGGTCAGTACGTTTGGAAACAGTGTTTCCTCTCAACTGAAGGACGGTGACAGGGTCGCCAACCTGTTCTTTTCCGGCGATCTCTACGCCAGTTTTCTGTTCATCCACGACTCGCTGGCGCACGTCAAAAGGTCCATCTGTGAGTTTCCGTTCACCGGTGAAGTCAGCATGGATGTCCTGGCGGATGCGCTGGATCAGCACCGGATCAACGTGCTGGTGGGTGTGCCGGCGCAGTTGTTGAAATTCGCCGCATACCTGAATCAGCATCAGCGGGTGCTGTGTGGGGTTGATACGTTGCTGTACGGCGGCGAAAGCCTGTTCGGCCCGCAATTGGCCATCCTCACCCAGGTATTTCCCAATGTGCGCATCGCCTCAATCGGCTACGCCAGTGTCGATGCGGGCCTGATCGGCGCGACAAGCCGCGACTGCGCCTTGGGCGAGCATCGGGTATTCGAACCCCAGACCCTGCTGGAAATCGTCGACGAACTGACCGGTGAAGTCATTGAACAATGCGACCACACCGGATTATTGCTGGTGACCAACCTGACCCGCCAACTCATGCCGCTGCTGCGTTATCCGGTAGGCGACCGCGCCTGCTGGCGTGAGCCCGCCAACACCCCGATGCGCAAATTCGCCCTCAAGGGGCGTAGTGCCCATAGTCAGCGGGTTCGTGTGGGGTCGGCGTCGTTGTTGATCGACGAAATGCGACAGATCGTCCAGCGCGTTGCTGGCACCGACCAATGGCAATTGCGCATCGAACATGACGGCTACAAGGACATCGTCAGTGTGACATGGGTGCCTGACGCAAACGCCGTGGCCACCGCCCCACGATGCCTGGCATTGTATGAAGCGCTTATGGCCCATTACCCCGCGCTCGATCATCTGAATCGCGAAGGGCTGCTGGAGTTGCGAGTGCTGTCCTGCAACGTCACCGACCTGAAGCTTCACCCTCGTTCCGGCAAACAGATGCGGGTCCTGGATTTGCGCCCCTATGACGCGCCATCGCTGGAGACTGCGTGA